A window of the Enterobacteriaceae bacterium 4M9 genome harbors these coding sequences:
- the mlaC gene encoding phospholipid-binding protein MlaC, producing MFKRLLMVAMLVVAPLAMAADQSNPYAMMNEAAQKTFSRLKSEQPQIRQNPNSLRDIVDQELLPYVQVKYAGALVLGRYYKDATPAQREAYFAAFREYLKQAYGQALAMYHGQTYQIAPEQPLGDKNIVAIRVTIIDANGRPPVRLDFQWRKNTQTGNWQAFDMIAEGVSMITTKQNEWSDLLRTKGIDGLTEQLKAISRQPITLEQSK from the coding sequence ATGTTTAAACGTTTATTAATGGTCGCCATGCTGGTGGTTGCTCCGCTGGCAATGGCTGCCGATCAGTCTAATCCTTATGCCATGATGAACGAAGCCGCGCAGAAGACTTTTAGTCGCCTGAAGAGCGAGCAGCCGCAGATTCGCCAGAACCCGAACTCGCTGCGCGACATTGTTGACCAGGAACTGCTACCTTACGTACAGGTGAAATATGCGGGTGCGCTGGTGCTGGGGCGTTACTATAAAGATGCCACGCCTGCGCAGCGTGAAGCCTATTTTGCGGCATTTCGCGAGTACCTGAAGCAGGCGTATGGTCAGGCGCTGGCGATGTACCACGGTCAGACTTACCAGATTGCACCTGAGCAGCCGCTGGGTGATAAAAACATCGTGGCAATCCGCGTGACGATTATTGACGCAAACGGCCGTCCGCCGGTACGCCTGGATTTCCAGTGGCGTAAAAACACCCAGACCGGTAACTGGCAGGCGTTTGACATGATTGCTGAAGGCGTCAGCATGATTACCACCAAGCAGAACGAATGGAGCGACCTGCTGCGCACCAAAGGTATTGATGGTCTGACCGAGCAGCTTAAAGCCATTTCCCGCCAGCCGATCACTCTGGAACAGAGCAAGTAA
- the mlaB gene encoding lipid asymmetry maintenance protein MlaB: MADELRWTRDGDVLHLQGILEHETLAPLWQQRAVLMSGLARIDLSGLTRVDTAGLALLIQLVSLGVNVRISGASPSVRTLASLYNLPEAAFPLVS; this comes from the coding sequence ATGGCCGACGAACTGCGCTGGACGCGCGACGGTGATGTGCTGCATTTGCAGGGAATACTCGAGCACGAAACGCTGGCGCCGCTCTGGCAGCAGCGTGCCGTGCTAATGTCTGGGCTTGCGCGTATCGATCTGAGTGGTCTGACGCGCGTAGATACCGCCGGGCTTGCGCTACTGATACAGCTGGTGTCGCTCGGCGTGAACGTGCGGATCAGCGGCGCCAGTCCAAGCGTTCGCACGCTTGCGAGCCTCTACAATCTGCCTGAAGCCGCGTTTCCGCTGGTTTCCTGA
- the ibaG gene encoding BolA family iron metabolism protein IbaG, whose protein sequence is MENHEIQTVLMNALPLEEVYVSGDGSHFQVIAVGDMFAEMSRVKKQQAVYAPLMEFIADNRIHAVSIKTYTPSEWERDRKLNGF, encoded by the coding sequence ATGGAAAATCATGAAATTCAGACAGTGCTGATGAACGCGCTGCCCCTCGAAGAAGTCTATGTCTCTGGCGATGGTAGTCATTTTCAGGTCATCGCGGTGGGCGATATGTTTGCCGAGATGAGCCGTGTGAAGAAACAGCAGGCGGTGTATGCGCCGCTGATGGAGTTCATCGCCGACAACCGTATTCATGCCGTTTCCATCAAAACCTATACGCCTTCTGAATGGGAGCGCGATCGGAAACTGAACGGCTTTTAA
- the murA gene encoding UDP-N-acetylglucosamine 1-carboxyvinyltransferase, which produces MDKFRVQGPTRLSGEVTISGAKNAALPILFAALLAEEPVEIQNVPKLKDIDTTMKLLSQLGTKVERNGSVHIDASQVNVFCAPYDLVKTMRASIWALGPLVARFGEGQVSLPGGCAIGARPVDLHISGLEQLGADIKLEEGYVKASVKGRLKGAHIVMDKVSVGATVTIMSAATLAEGTTIIENAAREPEIVDTAGFLNTLGAKITGMGTDRITIEGVERLGGGTWRVIPDRIETGTFLVAAAVSRGKVLCRHARPDTLDAVLAKLREAGADIEVGEDWISLDMHGQRPKAVNVRTAPHPGFPTDMQAQLSLLNMVAEGTGVITETIFENRFMHVPELIRMGARAEIESNTLICHGVEELSGAQVMATDLRASASLVLAGCIAQGTTLVDRIYHIDRGYDRIEDKLRAMGANIERISGE; this is translated from the coding sequence ATGGACAAATTTCGCGTACAGGGGCCGACCCGGCTGAGTGGTGAAGTGACAATCTCCGGGGCGAAGAACGCAGCCCTGCCTATCCTCTTTGCCGCACTGCTGGCAGAAGAGCCTGTAGAGATTCAGAACGTTCCCAAACTTAAAGATATCGACACCACCATGAAACTGCTCAGCCAGCTGGGCACGAAAGTGGAGCGCAACGGTTCGGTGCATATCGATGCAAGCCAGGTAAATGTGTTTTGCGCGCCTTACGATCTGGTGAAAACCATGCGAGCGTCCATCTGGGCGCTGGGGCCACTGGTGGCGCGCTTTGGCGAAGGCCAGGTATCACTGCCAGGCGGCTGTGCTATTGGCGCGCGTCCGGTGGATCTGCACATCAGCGGCCTTGAGCAGCTGGGTGCCGATATTAAACTGGAAGAAGGCTACGTTAAGGCATCGGTGAAAGGTCGTCTGAAAGGTGCGCATATCGTCATGGACAAGGTGAGCGTGGGCGCGACCGTGACCATCATGAGTGCGGCAACGCTTGCCGAAGGCACCACCATTATTGAAAACGCCGCGCGCGAGCCGGAAATTGTTGATACCGCAGGCTTCCTCAACACGCTTGGCGCAAAGATAACCGGTATGGGCACTGACCGCATCACGATTGAAGGCGTTGAGCGCCTGGGCGGCGGGACATGGCGTGTTATCCCGGACCGTATCGAAACCGGGACCTTCCTGGTGGCGGCTGCGGTCTCGCGCGGTAAAGTACTGTGCCGTCATGCGCGCCCGGACACGCTGGATGCGGTGCTTGCCAAACTGCGTGAAGCCGGTGCTGATATCGAGGTAGGTGAAGACTGGATTAGCCTTGATATGCACGGCCAGCGCCCGAAAGCGGTTAACGTACGTACTGCACCGCATCCGGGGTTCCCGACCGATATGCAGGCACAACTGTCGCTTTTGAATATGGTGGCAGAAGGCACCGGCGTGATTACCGAAACCATTTTCGAAAACCGCTTCATGCACGTACCGGAGCTGATTCGTATGGGGGCTCGCGCTGAAATTGAAAGCAACACCCTGATTTGCCACGGCGTGGAAGAGCTTTCTGGTGCGCAGGTCATGGCAACCGATCTTCGCGCATCTGCAAGCCTGGTGCTGGCAGGCTGTATTGCGCAGGGCACCACGCTTGTCGACAGGATTTATCATATCGACAGGGGTTACGATCGCATTGAAGACAAGCTTCGGGCGATGGGCGCTAACATTGAGCGTATTTCCGGCGAATAA
- the sfsB gene encoding DNA-binding transcriptional regulator SfsB, which translates to MERQFVDWHHADIIAALRKRGTSLAAVSRSAGLSSSTLANALTRPWPKGEQLIAQAIGVDPWVIWPTRYYDPVTHEFIDRRQAIRQRS; encoded by the coding sequence ATGGAACGTCAATTTGTCGACTGGCATCACGCTGATATTATCGCCGCGCTGCGAAAGCGCGGAACGTCGCTGGCTGCGGTGTCCCGCAGTGCCGGTCTTAGCTCTTCCACACTTGCCAATGCGCTCACGCGCCCCTGGCCTAAAGGCGAACAGTTGATCGCCCAAGCGATCGGCGTCGATCCCTGGGTTATCTGGCCTACTCGTTATTACGATCCCGTGACGCACGAGTTTATCGACAGACGTCAGGCGATACGCCAGCGCTCATAA
- the ispB gene encoding octaprenyl diphosphate synthase: protein MNLENINQLTAQDMAGVNAAILEQLNSDVQLINQLGYYIVSGGGKRIRPMIAVLAARALGYEGTAHVGVAALIEFIHTATLLHDDVVDESDMRRGKATANAAFGNAASVLVGDFIYTRAFQMMTRLGSLKVLEVMSEAVNVIAEGEVLQLMNINDPNITEENYMRVIYSKTARLFEAASQCSGILAGATAEQEKALQDYGRYLGTAFQLIDDLLDYSADGETLGKNVGDDLNEGKPTLPLLHAMHNGTPEQQKMIREAIEQGNGRHLLEPVLETMATCGSLEWTRQRAEDEADKAIAALAVLPDSPYKEALTGLAHIAVQRSH from the coding sequence ATGAATTTAGAAAATATTAATCAGTTAACCGCGCAAGACATGGCGGGTGTTAATGCGGCGATTCTTGAGCAGCTTAATTCCGACGTTCAGCTCATCAATCAGTTGGGGTACTACATCGTCAGCGGCGGTGGCAAACGCATCCGTCCAATGATTGCCGTGCTGGCGGCACGCGCGCTTGGCTATGAGGGCACGGCACACGTCGGCGTAGCAGCGCTGATTGAATTTATCCATACAGCAACGCTACTGCACGATGATGTCGTTGATGAGTCCGACATGCGCCGTGGCAAAGCCACCGCCAATGCCGCTTTTGGCAACGCCGCCAGCGTGTTGGTGGGGGATTTCATTTACACGCGCGCGTTTCAGATGATGACCCGCCTGGGTTCACTCAAAGTGCTGGAAGTGATGTCAGAAGCGGTCAACGTCATCGCGGAAGGCGAAGTGCTCCAGTTGATGAACATCAACGATCCGAACATCACGGAAGAAAACTACATGCGCGTGATTTACAGCAAAACGGCGCGCCTGTTTGAAGCCGCTTCGCAGTGTTCCGGTATTCTCGCTGGCGCAACGGCTGAGCAAGAGAAGGCCCTGCAAGACTATGGCCGCTATCTCGGCACTGCTTTTCAGCTGATTGACGACCTGCTGGATTACAGCGCCGACGGCGAAACACTTGGCAAAAATGTGGGTGACGACCTCAACGAAGGCAAACCGACGCTGCCGCTGCTGCACGCCATGCATAACGGCACGCCTGAGCAGCAGAAGATGATTCGTGAAGCTATCGAGCAGGGCAACGGCCGCCACTTACTGGAACCGGTTCTGGAAACGATGGCCACCTGCGGTTCACTGGAATGGACCCGCCAGCGCGCAGAAGATGAAGCCGATAAAGCCATTGCAGCCCTGGCAGTGCTACCGGACTCCCCTTATAAAGAAGCCTTGACTGGCCTCGCCCACATCGCCGTTCAGCGCAGTCATTAA
- the rplU gene encoding 50S ribosomal protein L21: MYAVFQSGGKQHRVSEGQTVRLEKLDIATGESVEFTEVLMVANGEEVKIGVPFVDGGVIKAEIVAHGRGEKIKIVKFRRRKHHRKQQGHRQWFTDVKITGISA; encoded by the coding sequence ATGTACGCGGTTTTCCAAAGTGGTGGTAAACAACACCGAGTAAGCGAAGGTCAGACCGTTCGCCTGGAAAAGCTGGACATCGCAACTGGTGAGTCCGTTGAATTCACCGAAGTTCTGATGGTTGCTAATGGTGAAGAAGTCAAAATCGGCGTTCCTTTCGTTGATGGCGGCGTAATCAAAGCTGAAATCGTTGCTCACGGTCGTGGCGAGAAAATTAAAATCGTTAAGTTTCGTCGTCGTAAACACCATCGTAAGCAGCAGGGCCATCGTCAGTGGTTCACTGATGTGAAAATCACTGGCATCAGCGCGTAA
- the rpmA gene encoding 50S ribosomal protein L27 — translation MAHKKAGGSTRNGRDSEAKRLGVKRFGGEAVLAGSIIVRQRGTKFHAGSNVGLGRDHTLFALADGKVKFEVKGPKNRKFVSIVAE, via the coding sequence ATGGCACACAAAAAGGCTGGCGGCTCAACTCGTAACGGTCGCGATTCAGAAGCAAAACGCCTGGGCGTAAAACGTTTCGGCGGTGAAGCAGTTCTGGCGGGTAGCATCATTGTTCGTCAGCGTGGCACCAAATTCCACGCTGGTAGCAACGTAGGCCTCGGCAGGGACCATACTCTGTTCGCTTTGGCTGACGGTAAAGTCAAGTTTGAAGTGAAAGGCCCGAAAAACCGTAAATTTGTCAGCATCGTTGCTGAATAA
- a CDS encoding DMT family transporter, with the protein MKQQASIGIVLALITAMCWGALPIAMKQVLTVMEPPTVVFYRFLMAGVGLGLILAFKRRLPPIGMFRKPRWLILLLIATGGLFGNFLLFSSSLQYLSPTASQVIGQLSPVGMMIASVLILKERMRGTQVVGAVMLLCGLVMFFNASLVEIFTRLTDYTWGVIFGVGAACVWVSYGVAQKILLRRLASPQILFLLYTLCTIALLPLAKPAVIMQLDGWQLACLIFCGLNTLVGYGALAEAMARWQAAQVSALITLTPLFTLLFSDLLSLAWPDIFARPMLNLLALSGAFAVVSGAMYSAIGHRLWGRWRKDKTVVAVPHSGE; encoded by the coding sequence GTGAAACAGCAGGCGAGTATTGGCATTGTTCTGGCGCTCATTACGGCCATGTGCTGGGGTGCATTACCCATTGCCATGAAGCAGGTGCTGACGGTCATGGAGCCGCCCACGGTGGTGTTTTATCGCTTTCTGATGGCGGGCGTCGGGCTTGGGTTAATCCTCGCCTTTAAGCGCCGCCTGCCGCCCATAGGCATGTTTCGCAAGCCGCGCTGGTTGATTCTGCTGCTCATTGCCACCGGCGGGCTGTTTGGTAACTTCCTGTTGTTCAGTTCATCCCTGCAATATTTAAGCCCGACGGCCTCGCAGGTGATTGGCCAGTTGTCGCCGGTAGGGATGATGATAGCCAGCGTGTTAATCCTCAAAGAACGCATGCGAGGCACTCAGGTTGTGGGTGCGGTGATGCTGCTGTGCGGGCTGGTGATGTTCTTTAACGCAAGTCTGGTGGAGATCTTCACCAGGCTTACGGATTACACCTGGGGCGTTATTTTTGGCGTGGGCGCAGCCTGCGTCTGGGTCAGCTACGGGGTGGCGCAGAAGATTTTGCTGCGCCGACTTGCCTCGCCGCAGATCCTCTTTTTGCTGTACACTTTATGTACTATTGCGCTGCTGCCGCTGGCGAAGCCTGCGGTCATCATGCAGCTTGACGGTTGGCAGCTGGCCTGCCTGATTTTTTGCGGCCTCAATACGTTGGTGGGCTACGGCGCACTGGCAGAAGCAATGGCACGCTGGCAGGCGGCGCAGGTGAGTGCACTGATTACGCTCACGCCGCTGTTTACGCTGCTGTTTTCTGATTTGCTGTCGCTTGCCTGGCCCGACATTTTTGCCAGACCGATGCTGAATCTGCTGGCGCTTTCAGGCGCATTTGCGGTGGTATCGGGCGCGATGTATTCCGCTATCGGCCATCGCCTGTGGGGACGCTGGCGCAAAGATAAAACGGTCGTGGCCGTGCCCCATTCGGGCGAATGA
- the cgtA gene encoding Obg family GTPase CgtA — MKFVDEASILVVAGDGGNGCVSFRREKYIPKGGPDGGDGGDGGDVWLEADENLNTLIDYRFEKSFRAERGQNGQSRDCTGKRGKDVTIKVPQGTRVIDQGTGETMGDLTRHGQRLMVAKGGWHGLGNTRFKSSVNRTPRQKTMGTPGDKRDLLLELMLLADVGMLGLPNAGKSTFIRAVSAAKPKVADYPFTTLVPSLGVVRMDNEKSFVVADIPGLIEGAADGAGLGIRFLKHLERCRVLLHLIDLAPIDESDPVENARIIIGELEKYSSKLAEKPRWLVFNKIDLMDREEAEAKAKEIADALGWEGKHYLISAASRDGVNALCWDVMNFIIENPLQKDEEAKQPEKVEFMWDDYHRQQLEEAQVAAEEDEDWDDDWDEDDEEGVEFIYKR, encoded by the coding sequence ATGAAGTTTGTTGATGAAGCGTCGATTCTGGTGGTAGCAGGAGACGGCGGCAATGGTTGCGTGAGCTTTCGTCGGGAAAAGTACATTCCGAAAGGTGGCCCTGACGGCGGCGACGGCGGCGACGGCGGCGACGTGTGGCTTGAGGCTGATGAAAACCTTAATACGCTGATTGACTACCGTTTTGAAAAGTCCTTTCGCGCTGAGCGTGGGCAGAACGGCCAGAGCCGCGACTGTACCGGCAAGCGTGGCAAAGATGTCACCATTAAAGTGCCACAGGGAACGCGCGTAATCGACCAGGGCACGGGTGAAACGATGGGTGACCTGACGCGCCACGGCCAGCGTCTGATGGTGGCGAAGGGCGGCTGGCACGGACTGGGCAACACCCGTTTTAAATCTTCCGTAAACCGTACGCCGCGTCAGAAAACGATGGGCACGCCGGGCGACAAGCGCGACCTGCTGCTGGAGCTGATGCTGTTGGCGGATGTGGGGATGCTCGGGCTGCCGAATGCCGGTAAATCAACGTTTATCCGCGCGGTGTCAGCTGCCAAGCCAAAAGTGGCAGACTATCCGTTTACCACGCTGGTGCCGAGCCTTGGTGTGGTGCGTATGGATAACGAGAAGAGCTTTGTGGTGGCCGATATTCCTGGCCTTATCGAAGGGGCTGCCGACGGTGCCGGGCTTGGGATCCGCTTCCTGAAGCATCTTGAGCGCTGCCGCGTGTTGCTGCATCTTATCGATCTGGCGCCCATTGATGAATCGGATCCGGTGGAAAATGCACGGATCATTATCGGTGAACTGGAAAAATACAGCAGCAAGCTTGCTGAAAAGCCGCGCTGGCTGGTGTTTAACAAAATCGATCTGATGGACCGTGAAGAGGCCGAGGCGAAAGCGAAGGAAATCGCTGACGCTCTGGGCTGGGAAGGTAAGCACTATCTGATTTCTGCGGCCAGCCGCGACGGCGTAAATGCGCTGTGCTGGGACGTGATGAATTTCATCATCGAAAACCCGCTGCAGAAAGACGAAGAGGCGAAGCAGCCTGAGAAAGTCGAATTCATGTGGGATGACTACCATCGTCAGCAACTGGAAGAGGCACAGGTTGCCGCAGAAGAAGATGAAGACTGGGACGACGACTGGGATGAAGACGACGAAGAAGGTGTTGAATTCATCTACAAGCGCTAA
- the pmrB gene encoding two-component system sensor histidine kinase PmrB, whose amino-acid sequence MNSMRKRLMLMLATILLFFQLVSVIWLWHESQEQIGFLVNETISAKARNEHVEKEIREAIASLLVPSLVMVGFTLFFSFWAVTWITRPLNRLRISLASRSADNLSPLPMYSPMEEVAAVTLSINQLLSRLDHTIQQERLFTADAAHELRTPLAGIRLHLELMEQSGTPQAGQLIERIDRLMHTVEQLLMLSRAGHALASGHYMTASWTQTIIAPLKMELEEMVSQRGQRIAWPDEAALSAQGDAVLLRLMLRNLLENASRYSPENSTIEVHLGKENDGVRLSVLDSGPGIDENQRLSLLDPFRRMDQRYGGVGLGLSIVQRIVQLHHGELRLENRSGESGLDAGCWLPETMTQ is encoded by the coding sequence GTGAACAGCATGCGCAAGCGCCTGATGCTAATGCTGGCGACGATCCTGCTGTTTTTCCAGCTCGTCAGCGTCATCTGGCTGTGGCACGAAAGCCAGGAGCAGATTGGTTTTCTGGTGAATGAGACCATATCTGCCAAAGCCCGTAACGAGCATGTTGAGAAAGAGATCCGTGAGGCCATCGCCTCGCTGCTGGTCCCTTCGCTGGTCATGGTGGGCTTTACGCTGTTCTTTTCTTTCTGGGCCGTCACCTGGATTACGCGCCCGCTTAACCGCCTGCGCATAAGCCTTGCCAGCCGCTCGGCCGATAACCTCTCACCGTTGCCGATGTACTCGCCTATGGAAGAAGTGGCTGCGGTCACGCTCAGCATTAACCAGCTGCTGTCCCGGCTTGATCACACCATTCAGCAGGAGCGCCTGTTTACCGCCGACGCAGCCCACGAGTTGCGTACGCCGCTTGCCGGTATCCGTTTGCATCTTGAACTGATGGAGCAAAGCGGCACGCCACAGGCCGGGCAACTGATTGAGCGCATCGACAGGCTGATGCATACCGTTGAACAGCTACTTATGCTGTCACGCGCCGGGCATGCGCTGGCAAGTGGTCACTACATGACAGCCAGCTGGACACAGACAATTATCGCGCCGCTGAAAATGGAACTGGAAGAAATGGTGAGCCAGCGCGGGCAACGGATAGCCTGGCCCGATGAGGCTGCGCTCAGCGCGCAGGGTGATGCGGTGCTGTTGCGACTGATGCTGCGTAACCTGCTGGAAAACGCCTCACGCTACAGCCCGGAAAACAGCACGATTGAGGTTCACCTTGGCAAAGAGAATGACGGTGTCCGCCTGAGCGTGCTCGATAGCGGTCCTGGTATTGATGAAAATCAACGCCTTAGCTTACTAGATCCTTTCCGGCGCATGGATCAACGCTATGGTGGTGTCGGGCTAGGGCTGAGCATTGTGCAACGTATCGTCCAGTTGCATCACGGCGAACTGCGTCTGGAAAACCGCAGTGGCGAAAGCGGCCTTGATGCTGGCTGCTGGTTGCCGGAAACCATGACGCAGTAA
- the pmrA gene encoding two-component system response regulator PmrA: protein MKLLIVEDDLLLREGLAKALSNEGYAYDCASTAAEADALIQSGEYGLTILDLGLPDRDGTTLLAQWRRRGLKQPVLILTARDALEDRVAGLDAGADDYLVKPFALVELQARVRALIRRGQGHSDNLLQLDDIDLNLETHQVWQQGQPVEVTPKEFALLSRLIMRAGQNVHRETLQQDLYSWQDDPGSNTLEVHIHNLRRKLGKDRIKTVRGVGYRLEKAQ from the coding sequence ATGAAACTACTCATTGTCGAAGATGATTTACTGCTGCGCGAAGGGCTGGCAAAAGCACTCAGTAATGAAGGTTATGCCTATGACTGTGCCTCAACCGCCGCCGAGGCCGATGCGCTGATACAAAGCGGCGAATACGGCCTGACGATACTCGATCTTGGGCTACCGGATCGCGATGGCACCACTCTGCTTGCCCAGTGGCGTCGCCGCGGTCTTAAACAGCCGGTACTGATCCTGACTGCACGTGATGCGCTGGAAGACCGCGTTGCCGGGCTTGATGCTGGCGCAGACGACTATCTGGTCAAACCGTTTGCGCTGGTCGAACTTCAGGCGCGCGTGCGTGCGCTGATACGCCGCGGTCAGGGTCACAGCGATAACCTGCTACAACTGGATGATATCGATCTTAACCTGGAAACCCACCAGGTCTGGCAGCAGGGCCAGCCGGTTGAAGTCACCCCGAAAGAGTTTGCCCTGTTGAGTCGCCTTATTATGCGCGCAGGCCAGAATGTCCACCGCGAAACGCTCCAGCAGGATCTGTACAGCTGGCAGGACGATCCTGGTTCGAATACGCTTGAAGTCCATATCCACAACCTGCGCCGCAAACTCGGTAAAGACAGGATCAAAACCGTGCGTGGCGTCGGCTACCGGCTGGAGAAGGCGCAGTGA